Within Oscillospiraceae bacterium, the genomic segment AGCAGCGGAGGATTTTTGGGACGGCTGTTTAAATGAATCCGATTATCAACTCCGAAGTGTCTTATGCGCTGAGCGTATTCGGGTTTTCGTGCCTGCTCGGCGTCGCTCTTTCCGTATTTTTCAGTTTTTTGAAGATTTTGCGTATAGTCATTAGATTTAATACAGTCGTGATTGCCATTCAGGATTTTGTATTCTGGTTTTTGAGCGGGATGGCGGTTTTCATGTTTGCGATTTGGCAAAACGACGGCATCGTGCGGGGTTATGTTTTAATCGGCGCTTTGATCGGTGCATTGGTTTATTATCTGACAATCGGCGATATCCTGACAAATTCTACGGCTGCAATCGCCGGATTTTTTAGACGTATATCGGATAAAATACAGAAGGACCTGCATCAAAAATCAGAGGCAGCAAAGCGGAAACGGAATGCGGTAAAATTACGCAGAAAGCATGAAAAGGCACAAGCCCGTCTAAAAAGAGAGACCGAACGGGTAAAAAGACCTAAAAAATTGAAAAAACCGCGCAAAAAAAAGGATAAAACTCTTGAATTCGAATCAAACGGTGTTGTATAATTTACAAGGATATTTGTGCCCTTGGTATCTGAATCCAAAGCGAGGTGAATCGGTTGAAAAGCGCAAATATAATAAAGAAAAAGAATAATAAGTTTCTTTGGCGCGGGCTTTTTTTGCTTGCTGTGGTCTATGTGATCGTCTCCGTAATCAGCCTGCGGCTGCAAATCAACGAGGCCCAACAGAAGCTGACGCTTTTGACCGAACAACTCAAGCAGCAGGAGATGCAGAATTCCAAACTTGACGATTTGCTCGCTGCCGATGAACAGCAGCAGATTGAGCAAACCGCAAGGGATAAACTCGGGCTCGTTTATCCG encodes:
- a CDS encoding spore cortex biosynthesis protein YabQ translates to MNPIINSEVSYALSVFGFSCLLGVALSVFFSFLKILRIVIRFNTVVIAIQDFVFWFLSGMAVFMFAIWQNDGIVRGYVLIGALIGALVYYLTIGDILTNSTAAIAGFFRRISDKIQKDLHQKSEAAKRKRNAVKLRRKHEKAQARLKRETERVKRPKKLKKPRKKKDKTLEFESNGVV